Proteins encoded in a region of the Triticum dicoccoides isolate Atlit2015 ecotype Zavitan chromosome 3A, WEW_v2.0, whole genome shotgun sequence genome:
- the LOC119273435 gene encoding uncharacterized protein LOC119273435: MASPDGALDPSVISGHINGIEHLNETNFPSWKEHILNALVIMDLDCALREKAPIPPPSDDESLLEKSKVYEANMEKWERSNRMAIKLMKSTINHGIRGAIPDFVCAETYLALVEEQFKNSSKAHASTLIMEILTTKYDGVSGIRRHTITMNDMAAKLEGICIEISEGLLVDFIMNSLPVEYGPFRINYNTRKEKWTMSELIHMCVQEEEHLMGIL; encoded by the exons ATGGCATCACCAGACGGAG CTTTGGACCCATCAGTTATTTCCGGGCACATCAATGGAATTGAACATCTCAATGAAACTAATTTTCCTTCCTGGAAGGAGCATATTCTGAATGCCCTTGTGATCATGGACCTTGACTGTGCACTTAGAGAAAAGGCTCCTATTCCTCCGCCTTCTGATGATGAAAGCCTTCTTGAGAAAAGTAAGGTTTATgaggctaatatggagaaatgggaGCGCTCCAACCGCATGGCTATCAAGCTCATGAAAAGCACAATAAATCATGGGATCAGGGGAGCAATTCCTGACTTTGTGTGTGCTGAAACTTACCTGGCATTAGTGGAGGAGCAATTCAAAAACTCCTCAAAAGCACATGCTAGCACGCTGATCATGGAAATACTCACCACTAAGTATGATGGTGTAAGCGGCATTAGAAGGCATACCATAACTATGAACGATATGGCCGCGAAATTAGAGGGCATCTGCATTGAGATTTCTGAGGGCCTTTTGGTAGACTTCATTATGAATTCCCTTCCTGTGGAGTATGGTCCATTTAGGATCAATTATAACACACGTAAGGAGAAGTGGACCATGAGTGAGCTCATACATATGTGTGTTCAAGAAGAAGAACATCTCATGGGCATCTTATGA